From Methanococcus maripaludis, the proteins below share one genomic window:
- the fdhF gene encoding formate dehydrogenase subunit alpha, with protein MELDFIHTICPYCGTGCGVDLVVKDGTLVGTNPFKRHPVNEGKTCIKGSYCHEFVHRDDRLKTPLIRKNGELVEASWDEALELISGKLQNYSPEEVGFFSSARCTNEDNYVFQKFARTVIKTNNVDHCARLUHSATVVGLGQAFGSGAMTNSISDIEDADCIFIIGSNTFEQHPLIARRVVRAKEKGTKIIVIDPRYTPTAKQADLYLQLLPGTNIAVLNAIMHVLVKENLVDEEFIKNRTKGYEELKQTLETYTPEYASKLSGVSPELIVEAAKMYGSANAASILYCMGITQFTTGVNNVKSCCNLAMITGNIGKPGTGVNPLRGQNNVQGACDMGALPNVFPGYQAVPANHEKYAEAWNTCVDPNVGLSIPDMLAKAGEQVKCIYVMGENPMVSDPDIHHVEHALKSLDLLIVQDIFLTETAQVADVVLPGASWAEKDGTFSNTERRIQKINKAVDSPGEAIADWKIVKMLAEKMGQGELFNFNTAEEVFQEIAKVTPQYAGVTYERLGVDGLHWPCKTCEDPGTPILHCEKCLTPDGLGNIFAIDYADPDEMADSEYPMTLTTGRIIFHYHTGTMTRRSKHMADEINEGFVEIHPEDAEKMGIKNKQKVKVSTRRGEVVVNAKITPNIKQGVVFMPFHFAETAANILTNPAQDPNCKIPEYKVCAAKVEKI; from the coding sequence ATGGAATTAGACTTCATTCATACGATTTGCCCATATTGCGGAACAGGCTGCGGTGTGGACCTCGTAGTAAAGGATGGAACACTTGTTGGGACCAATCCTTTTAAAAGACACCCTGTAAATGAGGGAAAAACCTGTATTAAAGGTAGTTATTGTCACGAATTTGTACACCGTGATGATAGGTTGAAAACTCCATTGATTCGAAAAAATGGAGAATTGGTGGAAGCATCATGGGATGAAGCATTAGAACTGATTTCTGGTAAATTACAAAATTATTCCCCTGAAGAAGTCGGATTCTTTTCATCTGCAAGATGTACCAATGAAGACAACTATGTATTTCAAAAATTTGCAAGAACAGTAATAAAAACTAATAATGTTGATCACTGTGCGAGACTTTGACACTCGGCAACTGTGGTCGGTTTAGGGCAAGCCTTTGGTTCAGGTGCTATGACAAATTCAATTTCTGATATAGAAGATGCAGACTGTATATTCATAATTGGTTCAAATACGTTTGAACAACACCCTTTGATTGCGAGAAGAGTCGTTCGCGCAAAAGAAAAAGGAACTAAAATAATTGTAATAGATCCAAGATACACGCCAACTGCAAAACAGGCTGATTTGTACTTACAGTTATTACCTGGTACAAATATTGCAGTGTTAAACGCAATAATGCATGTACTCGTAAAAGAAAATCTTGTTGATGAAGAATTCATCAAAAACAGGACAAAAGGATACGAAGAACTTAAACAAACGCTTGAAACCTATACTCCTGAGTATGCGTCAAAGTTGTCAGGCGTATCTCCGGAATTAATTGTTGAAGCTGCTAAAATGTATGGTAGTGCAAATGCAGCATCAATACTTTACTGCATGGGTATAACGCAATTCACAACCGGTGTAAACAACGTAAAATCTTGCTGTAACTTGGCAATGATTACCGGAAATATTGGAAAACCAGGAACTGGTGTGAACCCATTAAGGGGTCAGAATAACGTTCAAGGAGCATGTGACATGGGAGCACTTCCAAACGTATTCCCTGGATATCAGGCAGTTCCTGCAAACCATGAAAAATATGCAGAAGCATGGAATACCTGTGTTGATCCAAATGTTGGTCTTTCGATTCCAGACATGCTTGCAAAAGCTGGAGAACAGGTTAAATGTATCTATGTAATGGGAGAAAACCCAATGGTTTCAGACCCTGACATTCACCACGTAGAACATGCATTGAAAAGTCTTGATTTATTGATAGTTCAGGATATTTTCTTAACTGAAACTGCACAGGTTGCAGATGTAGTTTTACCTGGAGCTTCATGGGCTGAGAAGGATGGAACTTTCTCAAACACTGAAAGAAGAATCCAAAAAATCAATAAAGCAGTAGATTCTCCTGGTGAAGCAATTGCTGACTGGAAAATCGTAAAAATGCTTGCTGAAAAAATGGGTCAAGGAGAATTATTCAACTTTAACACTGCTGAAGAAGTATTCCAAGAAATTGCAAAAGTAACGCCTCAGTATGCAGGTGTAACTTACGAAAGACTTGGTGTAGATGGACTCCACTGGCCTTGCAAAACTTGTGAAGACCCCGGAACTCCAATTCTCCACTGTGAAAAGTGTTTAACTCCTGATGGACTTGGAAATATCTTTGCAATAGACTATGCAGACCCTGACGAAATGGCAGATTCGGAATATCCAATGACTCTGACAACAGGTAGGATCATTTTCCACTACCACACAGGAACAATGACCAGAAGAAGTAAGCATATGGCTGATGAAATAAACGAAGGATTTGTTGAAATTCATCCGGAAGATGCTGAAAAGATGGGAATTAAAAACAAACAGAAAGTCAAAGTTTCAACCCGAAGGGGCGAAGTCGTTGTAAATGCGAAAATAACACCAAATATCAAACAAGGTGTTGTATTTATGCCGTTCCACTTTGCAGAAACTGCAGCTAACATCTTAACAAATCCTGCTCAGGATCCAAACTGTAAAATCCCAGAATACAAGGTATGTGCTGCAAAGGTGGAAAAAATATAA